The following are encoded in a window of Streptomyces sp. 11x1 genomic DNA:
- a CDS encoding MaoC/PaaZ C-terminal domain-containing protein translates to MHTVTLVRPPSLGPLLARGALLSPGRSRRLPRASASGFVSPSRLPRLVLPGVRIDLARLAAYERVCGFPTGEDAVPLTYPHVLGFPAAMRIMAGRGFPLPLLGLVHTSIEITRRRRLPATGVYEITVYVAELTPHRRGTEATVVTELRDGAETEGRTGIAWESRSTYLARHRRERGEPGEQGAGGAVAGERGARADGGGSQRDGGGGSRGVRDGEGGGSGSAGSGRPDVPAVVEWRLGGDVGRRYGAVSGDRNPIHLHPLGARLFGFPRAIAHGMWTVARCLAEHGAPPAALVRAEFRAPVPLPGTVTYTADGQAWGGFELRGGSAPGSAETPGSDGSGGMDGGRVHVRGQVYPLVG, encoded by the coding sequence ATGCACACCGTCACCCTCGTACGACCGCCCTCCCTCGGCCCGCTGCTCGCCAGGGGCGCGCTCCTCTCACCGGGCAGAAGCCGCAGGCTCCCGCGCGCGTCGGCCTCCGGGTTCGTCTCCCCCTCCCGACTCCCCCGACTGGTCCTCCCCGGCGTCCGGATCGACCTCGCGCGGCTCGCCGCGTACGAGCGGGTCTGCGGGTTCCCGACCGGGGAGGACGCCGTTCCGCTGACGTATCCGCATGTCCTCGGGTTTCCGGCGGCCATGCGGATCATGGCCGGGCGGGGCTTCCCGTTGCCCCTGCTCGGGCTCGTGCACACATCGATCGAGATCACCCGACGTCGACGGCTGCCCGCCACCGGGGTGTACGAGATCACCGTGTACGTCGCCGAGTTGACGCCCCACCGACGCGGCACCGAGGCGACGGTCGTCACGGAGCTGCGGGACGGGGCGGAGACGGAAGGCAGGACCGGGATCGCGTGGGAGTCCCGCAGCACGTACCTCGCCAGGCACCGGCGTGAGCGGGGGGAGCCGGGTGAGCAGGGGGCCGGAGGTGCGGTGGCGGGCGAGAGGGGAGCGCGGGCCGACGGGGGTGGGAGCCAGCGGGACGGGGGCGGCGGGAGCCGTGGCGTACGGGACGGTGAGGGCGGCGGGAGTGGGTCGGCGGGGAGTGGGCGGCCGGATGTGCCTGCTGTCGTCGAGTGGCGGTTGGGTGGGGATGTGGGGCGGCGGTACGGGGCGGTGTCCGGTGACCGGAACCCGATCCATCTGCATCCGCTCGGCGCCCGGCTGTTCGGCTTCCCCCGGGCCATCGCGCACGGCATGTGGACCGTGGCCCGCTGCCTCGCCGAGCACGGTGCGCCTCCGGCGGCCCTTGTCCGCGCGGAGTTCCGGGCGCCGGTGCCGTTGCCGGGCACGGTGACGTACACGGCGGACGGGCAGGCGTGGGGTGGGTTCGAGCTGCGCGGGGGCAGTGCCCCTGGGTCGGCCGAGACCCCCGGATCAGATGGGTCGGGGGGTATGGATGGAGGGCGGGTTCACGTGAGGGGGCAGGTGTATCCGCTGGTGGGCTGA